A window from Calliopsis andreniformis isolate RMS-2024a chromosome 7, iyCalAndr_principal, whole genome shotgun sequence encodes these proteins:
- the Nkain gene encoding sodium/potassium-transporting ATPase subunit beta-1-interacting protein isoform X1, translating into MGICNRRHFLLTICVLQLITTIERQVFDFLGFMWAPILVNFFNIIFVILGFFGAFQYRPKYIISYCVWNTLWLGWNIFMICFYLNVGILDKNSDILNLGTGSFSWWHVNGPGCKAIYDVTEPELFRPARPTNVTDCVLDYEVVEILHASTQCILGFIAIVGGICLSKVFLEEDDSLQTKRKKKQPRPLYSIEYSQPEPPVHDDSVSPKPMTPRRVKRRSVISRDGTRRSSRRSSVRQSRRKNPVNRIMDHQESLYANTTPSNLTNQNVNSLSQGTLNYDRISISWDRDRNSNWQPEAVNMAVSTPALWNQDSSNNYSNTSNFTNQNYPNWDASSSTRNLTDNWQPSELSPMQWQGQSNPTFQQTSTQSLNGEDLDDLYNNRPASARSSYSNYHGVRATPQVPNRTDIVRQSQRQFVLSGPPAYQDTVI; encoded by the exons ATGGGAATTTGTAATCGAAGGCACTTCCTCTTGACAATATGCGTCTTGCAGCTC ATCACTACAATAGAGCGCCAGGTTTTCGACTTTCTGGGCTTTATGTGGGCCCCGATACTGGTCAATTTCTTCAACATCATATTTGTGATTTTAGGATTTTTTGGGGCTTTTCAATACAGACCTAAATATATTATATCG tattgtgtatggaATACACTATGGCTGGGGTGGAATATATTCATGATATGTTTCTACCTCAATGTAGGCATATTGGATAAG AATAGTGATATATTAAATCTCGGTACTGGCAGTTTTTCCTGGTGGCACGTGAATGGTCCAGGCTGCAAAGCAATTTACGATGTTACTGAACCCGAGTTATTCAGGCCTGCAAGGCCTACAAACGTGACAGACTGTGTACTAGACTATGAAGTAGTTGAAATTTTACATGCCTCTACACAATGTATCTTAGGT TTTATCGCAATCGTGGGTGGTATATGTCTAAGTAAGGTTTTCTTGGAAGAAGATGATAGCT TACAAACTAAACGGAAGAAAAAGCAGCCACGGCCCCTGTACAGCATCGAGTACTCCCAGCCAGAGCCTCCTGTCCACGACGACAGCGTCTCTCCCAAGCCGATGACGCCTCGTAGGGTGAAGCGGAGGTCCGTGATCTCTCGGGACGGGACACGGAGGTCAAGTCGTAGGAGCTCTGTGAGACAGTCCCGAAGGAAGAACCCTGTGAACCGCATCATGGACCACCAGGAGAGTCTGTACGCCAACACAACACCCAGCAACCTGACGAACCAAAACGTGAACTCGCTGTCCCAAGGTACGCTCAACTATGACAGGATCTCCATAAGCTGGGACAGGGACAGGAACTCCAACTGGCAGCCAGAGGCAGTGAACATGGCCGTGTCGACGCCAGCCCTGTGGAACCAGGACTCCTCTAATAACTACTCCAACACCAGCAACTTCACTAATCAGAACTACCCTAATTGGGATGCGTCTAGCTCCACCAGGAATCTCACTGACAATTGGCAGCCTAGCGAACTGAGTCCTATGCAGTGGCAGGGGCAAAGCAATCCCACCTTCCAGCAGACCAGCACGCAGAGCCTCAATGGGGAGGACCTGGACGATTTGTACAATAATCGACCAGCCAGCGCCAGGTCTAGCTACAGCAATTATCATGGGGTGAGGGCTACCCCACAAGTACCCAACAGGACTGATATTGTCAGGCAGAGCCAGAGGCAGTTCGTGCTCAGTGGACCCCCTGCTTATCAGGACACGGTCATCTGA
- the Nkain gene encoding sodium/potassium-transporting ATPase subunit beta-1-interacting protein isoform X3 translates to MGICNRRHFLLTICVLQLITTIERQVFDFLGFMWAPILVNFFNIIFVILGFFGAFQYRPKYIISYCVWNTLWLGWNIFMICFYLNVGILDKNSDILNLGTGSFSWWHVNGPGCKAIYDVTEPELFRPARPTNVTDCVLDYEVVEILHASTQCILGFIAIVGGICLSKVFLEEDDSFDFVGGDDFGLAGHTPLHPITN, encoded by the exons ATGGGAATTTGTAATCGAAGGCACTTCCTCTTGACAATATGCGTCTTGCAGCTC ATCACTACAATAGAGCGCCAGGTTTTCGACTTTCTGGGCTTTATGTGGGCCCCGATACTGGTCAATTTCTTCAACATCATATTTGTGATTTTAGGATTTTTTGGGGCTTTTCAATACAGACCTAAATATATTATATCG tattgtgtatggaATACACTATGGCTGGGGTGGAATATATTCATGATATGTTTCTACCTCAATGTAGGCATATTGGATAAG AATAGTGATATATTAAATCTCGGTACTGGCAGTTTTTCCTGGTGGCACGTGAATGGTCCAGGCTGCAAAGCAATTTACGATGTTACTGAACCCGAGTTATTCAGGCCTGCAAGGCCTACAAACGTGACAGACTGTGTACTAGACTATGAAGTAGTTGAAATTTTACATGCCTCTACACAATGTATCTTAGGT TTTATCGCAATCGTGGGTGGTATATGTCTAAGTAAGGTTTTCTTGGAAGAAGATGATAGCT TTGACTTTGTGGGAGGTGATGACTTTGGGTTGGCAGGCCATACACCGTTACATCCTAT TACAAACTAA
- the Nkain gene encoding sodium/potassium-transporting ATPase subunit beta-1-interacting protein isoform X4: MGICNRRHFLLTICVLQLITTIERQVFDFLGFMWAPILVNFFNIIFVILGFFGAFQYRPKYIISYCVWNTLWLGWNIFMICFYLNVGILDKNSDILNLGTGSFSWWHVNGPGCKAIYDVTEPELFRPARPTNVTDCVLDYEVVEILHASTQCILGFIAIVGGICLSKVFLEEDDSFDFIGGFDPPFCTN, translated from the exons ATGGGAATTTGTAATCGAAGGCACTTCCTCTTGACAATATGCGTCTTGCAGCTC ATCACTACAATAGAGCGCCAGGTTTTCGACTTTCTGGGCTTTATGTGGGCCCCGATACTGGTCAATTTCTTCAACATCATATTTGTGATTTTAGGATTTTTTGGGGCTTTTCAATACAGACCTAAATATATTATATCG tattgtgtatggaATACACTATGGCTGGGGTGGAATATATTCATGATATGTTTCTACCTCAATGTAGGCATATTGGATAAG AATAGTGATATATTAAATCTCGGTACTGGCAGTTTTTCCTGGTGGCACGTGAATGGTCCAGGCTGCAAAGCAATTTACGATGTTACTGAACCCGAGTTATTCAGGCCTGCAAGGCCTACAAACGTGACAGACTGTGTACTAGACTATGAAGTAGTTGAAATTTTACATGCCTCTACACAATGTATCTTAGGT TTTATCGCAATCGTGGGTGGTATATGTCTAAGTAAGGTTTTCTTGGAAGAAGATGATAGCT TTGATTTCATTGGTGGATTTGATCCTCCATTTTG TACAAACTAA
- the Nkain gene encoding sodium/potassium-transporting ATPase subunit beta-1-interacting protein isoform X2: MGICNRRHFLLTICVLQLITTIERQVFDFLGFMWAPILVNFFNIIFVILGFFGAFQYRPKYIISYCVWNTLWLGWNIFMICFYLNVGILDKNSDILNLGTGSFSWWHVNGPGCKAIYDVTEPELFRPARPTNVTDCVLDYEVVEILHASTQCILGFIAIVGGICLSKVFLEEDDSFDFVGGDDFGLAGHTPLHPMYVSYSALPSPAHPHKNSAQNYPAGTTSSHQSVSHDTSFPKHNDKLFNSSGRSKSSFRNDTVKTNRSTVSSRDVKYVDYSNDYSNPLDHLQRPVSPCDEYDSLDSAAKLRYQKNKLYYPHTSKYSPVASPRVKSRPAATKQTKVSNKPRVFTDHIREQPLRSYYSDPRLAIENQQATQEQDNQNRSQRDSRPLSLYASNF, from the exons ATGGGAATTTGTAATCGAAGGCACTTCCTCTTGACAATATGCGTCTTGCAGCTC ATCACTACAATAGAGCGCCAGGTTTTCGACTTTCTGGGCTTTATGTGGGCCCCGATACTGGTCAATTTCTTCAACATCATATTTGTGATTTTAGGATTTTTTGGGGCTTTTCAATACAGACCTAAATATATTATATCG tattgtgtatggaATACACTATGGCTGGGGTGGAATATATTCATGATATGTTTCTACCTCAATGTAGGCATATTGGATAAG AATAGTGATATATTAAATCTCGGTACTGGCAGTTTTTCCTGGTGGCACGTGAATGGTCCAGGCTGCAAAGCAATTTACGATGTTACTGAACCCGAGTTATTCAGGCCTGCAAGGCCTACAAACGTGACAGACTGTGTACTAGACTATGAAGTAGTTGAAATTTTACATGCCTCTACACAATGTATCTTAGGT TTTATCGCAATCGTGGGTGGTATATGTCTAAGTAAGGTTTTCTTGGAAGAAGATGATAGCT TTGACTTTGTGGGAGGTGATGACTTTGGGTTGGCAGGCCATACACCGTTACATCCTATGTACGTTAGCTACTCGGCTCTTCCATCACCTGCCCACCCTCACAAAAATTCCGCTCAAAATTACCCTGCAGGCACTACTAGCTCTCATCAATCCGTTAGCCACGATACCAGCTTCCCAAAGCATAACGACAAACTGTTTAACAGCTCGGGCAGGAGTAAAAGTAGCTTCAGAAATGACACGGTtaagacgaatagaagcacagtgTCCAGTCGCGACGTGAAATACGTAGATTACTCCAACGATTACTCGAACCCCTTGGACCACTTGCAGAGGCCCGTGTCTCCGTGCGACGAGTACGATTCTCTGGACAGTGCCGCCAAATTGAGATACCAAAAGAACAAACTGTACTATCCGCACACGTCAAAGTATAGTCCCGTTGCATCGCCTCGCGTCAAATCGCGCCCCGCTGCCACGAAGCAAACTAAAGTTTCGAACAAGCCTAGAGTCTTTACCGATCACATTCGCGAGCAACCGTTGAGGTCCTATTACTCTGACCCTAGATTGGCGATCGAGAATCAGCAAGCCACGCAGGAGCAAGACAATCAGAACAGGTCTCAGAGAGACAGCAGGCCCCTGTCATTGTACGCCAGTAACTTTTAG
- the Nkain gene encoding sodium/potassium-transporting ATPase subunit beta-1-interacting protein isoform X5: MGICNRRHFLLTICVLQLITTIERQVFDFLGFMWAPILVNFFNIIFVILGFFGAFQYRPKYIISYCVWNTLWLGWNIFMICFYLNVGILDKNSDILNLGTGSFSWWHVNGPGCKAIYDVTEPELFRPARPTNVTDCVLDYEVVEILHASTQCILGFIAIVGGICLSKVFLEEDDSFDFIGGFDPPFC, from the exons ATGGGAATTTGTAATCGAAGGCACTTCCTCTTGACAATATGCGTCTTGCAGCTC ATCACTACAATAGAGCGCCAGGTTTTCGACTTTCTGGGCTTTATGTGGGCCCCGATACTGGTCAATTTCTTCAACATCATATTTGTGATTTTAGGATTTTTTGGGGCTTTTCAATACAGACCTAAATATATTATATCG tattgtgtatggaATACACTATGGCTGGGGTGGAATATATTCATGATATGTTTCTACCTCAATGTAGGCATATTGGATAAG AATAGTGATATATTAAATCTCGGTACTGGCAGTTTTTCCTGGTGGCACGTGAATGGTCCAGGCTGCAAAGCAATTTACGATGTTACTGAACCCGAGTTATTCAGGCCTGCAAGGCCTACAAACGTGACAGACTGTGTACTAGACTATGAAGTAGTTGAAATTTTACATGCCTCTACACAATGTATCTTAGGT TTTATCGCAATCGTGGGTGGTATATGTCTAAGTAAGGTTTTCTTGGAAGAAGATGATAGCT TTGATTTCATTGGTGGATTTGATCCTCCATTTTG TTGA
- the LOC143181939 gene encoding uncharacterized protein LOC143181939, protein MFRAISYILWRNENEHRYLRTMVVQHIKDNWHEYGPFVMAEWNISDRQAYCDYMSMVGTFASELECTVATKMYYMNLSIYREVNDRNELKRVFHNRVSSQYETARLLFTGISDSGHYDVLLPDD, encoded by the exons ATGTTTCGGGCGATCAGCTACATCCTATGGCGGAACGAGAACGAACACCGTTACTTGCGTACCATG GTCGTGCAGCATATCAAGGACAACTGGCACGAGTACGGGCCATTCGTGATGGCCGAATGGAACATATCGGACCGTCAGGCTTACTGCGACTACATGAGCATGGTGGGTACGTTCGCCAGCGAGCTCGAGTGCACAGTGGCCACGAAAATGTACTATATGAATCTGTCAATTTATCGAGAGGTAAACGACAGGAACGAATTGAAAAGGGTGTTTCACAACCGCGTGAGTTCGCAGTACGAGACGGCGAGGCTCCTCTTCACTGGGATCTCCGACAGCGGCCATTACGATGTTCTCTTGCCCGATGATTGA